In Nitrospirota bacterium, the genomic stretch AGGGGGCACTCGCGGCAGCCGAGCGGCACCGTCGCCTCGCAGGACGGGCACTCCTTGGTGGGCGCCTCGCCAGGGTAGCGGTGGCCGTCCAGGTTGGCCTCCTGCTCCAGCGAGCCGTGCATGAGCGTCGCGGTGCCGAAGTCGAGCACGATGCAATCGGTCTTGACGATGCCCGGATGCTCGGCCGGATCGACGGTGCGCAGCCCACGACCGATCATCTGGGTCAGGGTCGACTTGTGGGAGCTCGGGCGCAGCAGCACCACGCAGGAGGTGGGCGTGTAGTCGTAGCCTTCGGTCAGCACCGCCACGTTGACCACCACCTGCGCATCGCCGGTCTCGTACTCGGCGAGTCGCACCTTGCGCTCGGCGTCCGACAACTCGCCGTGGATCAGCACGGCGCGGATGCCGGCCGCGACGAAGGCGTCGGCCACGCATTGCGCGTGGGCCACGGTGGAGCAGAACACGATGGTCTTGCGCTCGCCGGCCTTCTCGCGCCAGTGACGGATCACCGCGTCGGTGATCGGCGTCCTGTTGAGGATCGCCTCCACCTCGGTCATGTCGAAGTCGGTGGCGGTGCGGCGCACCTGGGCGAGGGCAGACTGCGCGCCGACATCGATGACGAAGGTGCGCGGCGGCACCAGATGGCCGGAGGCGATGAGCTCGCCCAGGGTGATCTGGTCGGCCACGTTGCTAAAAACCTCGCGCAGCCCCTTGCCGTCGCTGCGTGCGGGCGTGGCGGTGGCACCGAAGATCAGCGCGCGGGGGTTGCACGACAGCACGTGATCGATCACGCGCCGGTAGGACGGTGAGGCGGCATGATGCGCCTCATCGACCACCAACAGATCGAGCGTGGGCATCGCGTCGAGATGGTTGTCGCGCGTAAGCGTCTGCACCATCGCGAAGGTCGCGCGCCCGGCCCAGGACTTCTCCTTGGCATCGAACACCGAGGTCGCGACGCCCGGATTGACCCGGCCGAACTTTCCCCGGTTCTGGGCGGTGAGCTCGTCGCGGTGCGCGAGGATGCAGGCCTTGGCGTCGGGCTCCTCCAGCACGCCGCCGGCGACCGCCGACAGCATGATGGTCTTGCCCGAGCCGGTCGGGCCGATGGCCAGGGTGTTGCCGTGCTGGTGCAGCGCCGCGAGCGAGCGCTCCACCAGCAGGGCCTGACGGGGACGAAGCATCATGCCGGCAGTCCCCCTTACTGCGCCCAGCTCGGACGGCCCGCCACCTGCGCGCGACCCGTGGCTTGGGCATAGGCGTTCGGCGTGACGGCCGACGGTGCCGGCGCACGCGGTGCGCCCATCAGCGCGGCGTAGTCCTTGTGGTCGGGCTGGATCGCCTGCTTGATGACGGCCTTGTCCTGGCCGTTCTGATCCTTCTCCCAATCGACCTTGCCGAGGAACTCGATGCCGTCCAGATCGGCGAACCCGGCGATGCGCCGTGCGTTCTGGGCCTGGGGGCTGGCATCGCCCGGATGGATGCCGCGCGCGGAGTTCAGGATCGCCTTGACGAAGGCGCGGCCCATG encodes the following:
- a CDS encoding DEAD/DEAH box helicase → MMLRPRQALLVERSLAALHQHGNTLAIGPTGSGKTIMLSAVAGGVLEEPDAKACILAHRDELTAQNRGKFGRVNPGVATSVFDAKEKSWAGRATFAMVQTLTRDNHLDAMPTLDLLVVDEAHHAASPSYRRVIDHVLSCNPRALIFGATATPARSDGKGLREVFSNVADQITLGELIASGHLVPPRTFVIDVGAQSALAQVRRTATDFDMTEVEAILNRTPITDAVIRHWREKAGERKTIVFCSTVAHAQCVADAFVAAGIRAVLIHGELSDAERKVRLAEYETGDAQVVVNVAVLTEGYDYTPTSCVVLLRPSSHKSTLTQMIGRGLRTVDPAEHPGIVKTDCIVLDFGTATLMHGSLEQEANLDGHRYPGEAPTKECPSCEATVPLGCRECPLCGFEWTRDETEQADALDDFVMTEIDLLKRSNFRWCDLFGCD